The Capra hircus breed San Clemente chromosome 25, ASM170441v1, whole genome shotgun sequence genome has a window encoding:
- the NME4 gene encoding nucleoside diphosphate kinase, mitochondrial isoform X2, with protein MKMLQAPERILAEHYHDLQRKPFYPALISYMSSGPVVAMVWEGPNVVCTSRAMIGHTNSAKAAPGTIRGDFSTHVSRNVIHASDSVERAQREIQLWFQSSELVDWADEGHLSSIYAA; from the exons ATGAAGATGCTGCAG GCCCCAGAGAGGATCCTTGCTGAGCACTACCATGATCTGCAGAGGAAGCCCTTCTACCCAGCCCTCATCAGCTACATGAGCTCCGGCCCCGTGGTGGCCATG GTCTGGGAAGGCCCCAATGTGGTCTGCACCTCGAGGGCCATGATAGGCCACACCAACTCCGCCAAGGCTGCCCCTGGCACCATCCGGGGAGACTTCAGCACCCACGTCAGCAG GAATGTCATCCATGCCAGCGACTCCGTGGAGAGGGCCCAGAGAGAGATCCAGCTGTGGTTCCAGAGCAGTGAGCTGGTGGACTGGGCAGATGAAGGCCACCTCAGCAGCATCTATGCAGCCTGA